Below is a genomic region from Glaciihabitans sp. INWT7.
CGATACGGCGAAGAAGAATGGCCTGGAAGTGGCCCTCGACCTGGCGCTGCAGTGCTCGCCGGACCACCCCTGGGTCGTCGAACACCCCGAGTGGTTCACCACCCTGCCGGACGGGTCGATCGCCTATGCGGAGAATCCGCCGAAGAAGTACCAGGACATCTATCCGATCAACTTCGACAACGATCCCATCGGCATCCGCACCGAGGTCTTGCGCATCGTCAAGTACTGGATCGGGCTCGGAGTCAACATCTTCCGGGTGGACAACCCGCACACCAAGCCCCTGCAGTTCTGGGAATGGATGCTGCATCAGGTGAACTCGGAATTCCCCGACGTGGTCTTCCTCGCCGAGGCGTTCACCCGGCCGGCCATGATGTATTCGCTCGGGCAGGCCGGATTCCAGCAGTCCTATTCCTACTTCACCTGGCGAAACACCAAGGAGGAGCTCGAGGAGTTCTTCACCGAGATCTCTCACGAGCACTCGGCGTACTTCCGCCCGAACCTCTTCGTCAACACCCCGGACATCCTCACCGAGTTCCTGCAGTTCGGGGGGCCACCGGCCTACAAGATCCGCGCGGCACTCGCAGCGACGGCGTCGCCCAGCTGGGGCGTGTACGCGGGTTACGAGTTGTTCGAGAACGTGGCCCGGCCCGGCTCCGAAGAGAACATCGACAACGAGAAGTACCAGTACAAGGCCCGGGACTTCGGAGCGGCGGAGGCCGCCGGCAGGTCCCTCGCTCCGTACATCACCCAGTTGAACAAGATCCGTGCGGAGCATCCGGCCCTGCGCCAGCTGCGCAATCTGGACATCCATTGGAGCGACGACGAGTCGATTCTCGTCTACAGCAAGTACCTCGACGGATCGTTCACCCGCTCCGGCCGGGGAGACGCCATCATCGTCGTCGCCAACCTGGATCCGCATTCGGCCCGCGAGACCACCGTCTATCTCGACCCCACCCGGTTCGGCGTCGATCCGGACGAGCCGTTCGAGGTGACCGATCTCATCACCCGGCAGAAATTCACCTGGGGCCAGCAGAACTTCGTGCGGCTCGACGCCTTTGTCGAACCCGTGCACATCCTGCGTGTCGAACTCCCGAGAGGCAAGTAAATGGCGAAGGACCCGTCCACTCCCCCCAAGAAGACGCCCGCGGCCGCAGTGCCCGCGGCGAAAGCGGCGAAGGCCCCCGCAGAGGCCAAACCGGCCGCGAAGAAACCCGCCGCCAAGAAGGCTTCGACGAAGGCAGCCGCCGGCGCCGTGGTTCCGGCCCTGCCGACGCTGCATCCCGACCACATCGCTGCGTTGGTGGAGGGCCGTCACCCCCGCCCGCACGAGACTCTCGGCCAGCACGCTCTCGGCGACGGCTTCGTAATCCGCGTGATCCGTGCGCTGGCGGATTCCGTGACGGCGATCCGTGCCGACGGAAGCCGCGTCGTGCTCAGCCATCTCTCCGACGGCCTCTGGCAGGGCTATGCGCCCGGCCCCGGCCAGGCTTACCAGGTCGAGACGACCTACTCGAACGGACCGGACTGGGTGACGGACGACCCGTACCGGTTCGTCTCCTCGGTGGGCGAGATCGACCTCTACCTCTGGGGCCAGGGCCGCCACGAGCAGCTCTGGCAGGTGTTCGGAGCACACTTCCGGCCGCACGAGGATGTCACCGGCACGAGCTTCTCGGTCTGGGCGCCGCATGCCAAGGCCGCTCGGGTGCTCGGTGACTTCAACGGCTGGTACGGCCTCGGCCACGCCATGCGTCGTCTCGACGACAACGGCGTCTGGGAGATCTTCGTTCCCGGGCTCACACCAGGCACCTCTTACAAGTTCGAGCTCCTCACCGCTGATGGCCGCTGGGTGCAGCGCGCCGACCCGATGGCCCGCTACACCGAGGTGCCCCCGGCGACCGCGTCGAAGGTGGGACAGACGCTCTACGAGTGGGGCGACTCCGAGTGGATGCGTCGGCGTGCAGAGCGCGACCCGCACAACTCCCCGATGAGCGTCTACGAACTGCATGTCGGATCGTGGCGCCCCGGCCTGGACTACCGCGCGCTGGCGGACGAGCTGATCCCCTACCTGCAGGAGACCGCGTTCACCCACGTCGAGTTCATGCCGCTGGCGGAGCACCCCTTCGGCGGCTCCTGGGGCTACCAGGTGACCGGCTATTTCGCGCCGACCAGCCGATTCGGGCATCCGGACGACCTGCGCTACCTGATCGACCGCCTCCACCAGGCCGACATCGGCGTGATCATGGACTGGGTTCCCGCGCACTTCCCCAAGGACGAATGGGCCCTTGCGAACTTCGACGGCCAGCCGCTGTACGAACACTCCGACCCCCGGCGCGGCGAACAGCGCGACTGGGGCACCCTTGTCTTCAACTTCGGTGACTCACAGGTGCGCAACTTCCTCGTCGCCAACGCCACCTATTGGCTCGAAGACTTCCACATCGACGGCCTCCGGGTCGATGCCGTGGCCTCGATGCTCTACCTCGACTATTCGCGGGAAGCGGATGACTGGCTGCCGAACGTCAACGGCGGGCGGGAGAACCTCGAGGCGATCAGCTTCCTGCAGGAGGTGAATGCCACCGCCTACAAGCGCAATCCCGGCATCGTGATGATCGCCGAGGAGTCGACGGCCTGGCCGGGAGTCACGAAGCCGACGGGCGGCTCCGGCCTCGGCTTCGGCCTGAAGTGGAACATGGGCTGGATGCACGACAGCCTCTCCTACATGGAGGAAGACCCCGTCAACCGCTCCTATCACCACAACGAGATCACGTTCAGCATGGTCTACGCCTTCACCGAGAGCTTCCTGCTGCCGATCAGCCACGACGAGGTCGTGCACGGCAAGGGGTCACTGCTGCACAAGATGCCCGGCGACCAGTGGCAGAAGCTCGCGAACCTGCGCGCCTATCTCGCGTTCATGTGGTCGCATCCGGGCAAGCAGTTGTTGTTCATGGGATCCGAGTTCGGGCAGCCATCGGAGTGGAGCGAAGAGCGCGGGCTCGACTGGTGGATCCTCGACCAGCCGATCCACCGCGGGCTGCTCACCCTGGTCAGCCAGATGAACCGGGTCTATCGCGACCAGCCGTCGCTGTGGTCGCGCGACAACGACCCGGGCGGGTTCGAATGGATCGACGCGGGTGACGCCGAGCACAACGCTGTCTCGTTCCTGCGCTGGGACAACCACGGCAATCCCATCGCGGTGCTGATGAACTTCGGCGGCAACCCCGTGGGGCCCTATCGGGTCGGGCTTCCGTTCGCGGGCACCTGGGACGAGATCCTCAACACGGATGCCTCGGAATACGGCGGCTCGGGAGTCGGCAACTTCGGCGCGGTCGAGGCCACCGACACTCCCTGGGCCGGTCGCCCGGCATCCGCGGAGGTCACGCTGCCTCCGCTGGCCGGTCTGTGGCTCAAGCTGCGCCGCTAGCGCTGCCGTGAGTGACACCCGCCCCCGAACTTTCGGGCGCGGGTGTCGCTTTTCGCGGTGTTGACTTGAGCGCCACGAAGCGGCGAATCGCCCCACGGTCGTCGCTGACCGCGGCCGAGATCGGCTTCCGAGCGGCTAGCTCCGGGGTTGTGCCGAGCTAGTAGAGCAGCCCCGTCAGGCGACGGCGAGCGGAGACCACCCGGGGATCGTCCCCACCCGCGATCTCGAAGAAGTCGAGGAGGCGGGTGCGAACCCGGTCCTTGCCCGGCTGGTCGAGGGTAGGAAAGAGGTCGAGTAGGCGTCCGAATGCGTCTTCGAGGTGCCCACCGGAGGTATCGAGATCGGCGACGGCGAGCTGGGCATCGACGTCGGTCGGAGCCGCAGCGGCGGCATCCCGGATCTCGGCCGCCGAAGCGCTGCCGAGGCGGGAGAGAAGGGACACCTGCGCGAGCCCGGCAACGGCGAGCTGATCACGAGGGTCTTGCGCGATCGCCGTCTTGTATTCGCGGATGGCCGTGTCGAAGTCTCCCGCCGCGATCGCATCGTATGCCTCCTGGTGGTGCGGTGGCAGCGGTTCCTCGACCGGCTCGGCGGGCTCGGCGCCGGGCTCCGGTGGCTCGACGGTGCCGGTGACGTTCTGTTGAGCGGCGAGGGTGAGCAACTGGTCGAGCACCTGCTTCACATCCGCCTCCGGCAGCTCGCCCTCGTACAACGCGATGGGGCGACCGCCGACCACCGCAGCGACGGTGGGCGCGGCCGCAGCGTGAAAGGCCTGCGTCAGCTGGGGATTGGCCGCGGCATCCACGGTCGCGAGCACGAGGCGACCCGCGTAGGAGGTGACGGCGCGGATGAGAGTCGCCGACGGTTCACCGACGTACAGCTCGACGACCACCGGAACGGTCTGCGAGAGATCGAGGATGGCGGTGAAGGATGCATCGGAGGATTCGACCACGAGGGAGGGCACCGAGGCCGCCGGCCCGGGAGCGGAACCCGCCGGGGCCGCCGGCGGACGCACCAGCGAGGAGAGGTCGACGGCGCCGCGCAGGTTGGCGCGGCTTGCGGGGGGAATCGAGGTCACGGGAGCTCCTTGGCCGAGGTGAGGCCGGTCGCGAAACCGAGCAGGGAGATCTTCTCCGTGCTCGTCGAACTGGGGACGTAGAACAGGAGTTGGTCACTGTAGACCGCGACCGTGCCCTTGGTGGACCCGGTGACGCCGGAGAGCGACTTCACCTGCCCCTCGGGATTGACCGCGGCACCCGCTTCGACCGGAGTCACCGTCACCGTCTCGTTCAGATTGACCGCCACGATGGCGCCGGAGTCGTTGCTGCCGAGCGAGATGCTGTCGTACGGACCGACGCTATTGGCGAATTCCATCTTCGCGGTGGCCGGCAACGCCGCCTGGAGCGACTTACGGTACTCGAGCCCGATCAGCCCGATCAGCTTGTCGTTGGAGGTGTCGAAGTACTTCGCCGACTCGCTCGTCGGACCCTTCTCGAGGATGTCGCCATAGGCGAGCGCGATCTTGGACGGGGCGAGCTCGAGCAGCTTGACGTCGGGATCGAGGCGCGGAGCACCGATTTCCTTGGCCGCCAGCTTGGGCAGTACCACTCCGGCCTCGAGGGCAGTCGCGTATTCGACCTTGTAGTCGGATCGGGCGGTCTTCTGCTCGAGCATCAGACCGACGGGTGGCACCTTCTTGTCGGTGGGGTTCTGCACGACGGTGAAGACGACTCGCGGCCATTTTCCAGCATCCTGCAGCTGCGGCAGAATCACGGTGGCGCTGCTGGCCGGGATGGCGGCGAGCGCGGCCTGCGTGTCATCCACCTTTCGGATGGCGTAGTTCGCGGCGCGCAGGTCGAGCGCGGCACCGTCAAAGCGGGTCTTCGCGAGCTCGACGTCTTTATCGGCATCAGCCTTCGCCGCGACAGCAGAGATCCGCGAGAGGATCACCCTCAACTGCGGAACCGTCACGGCGGGAGGCGAGACATCTGCGGCGGCGGCCGTGGCGGTGGGTGTCGGAGTGGCCGACGCGGCGCCGGGCCCGAAGTCGGGCCAGGAATCGGGCGTGCACCCGCTGAGGGTGAGTCCACCGATCAGCAGCACGGGCACGATCGCGACCATGCGCCTGCGGGTGGACCGGCGGGAACCGGTGGGAGCGAGAGCCTTCGGTTTGCGCGGCCGGTAGCTGCGCTGGCGGGGCACCTTGGGCATCTTGGGAGTCTTCCGGCGAGGCCCGCGGGAGCGGCGCAGGTGCGCGAGACCCCACAGGTAGAGAGCGAGGCCGACGATCAGCAGCACGATTCCGCCCACGATCAGGGGGCCGGACCAGGGCGTGCGGTTGTCGAGAGGCCATCGGATGGAGAGTGTGCTTGGGGCGGCGCTCGTGCCATCGGACACGATGATCACCGAGATGTTGTCGGGAACATTCACCGTGAAATCGAGGCTGTCAGTCTCGCTGAACTCGTCGAGCCAGAGGTCGGAGCCCTGCGGATTGGGCACCTCGGTAGCTTTGCCCGCGACCAGGCGAGAGGTGAGCGTGGACTTGGCCTTGTTGAAACCGACCCGGTTGTAACTCGCATCGCCGACCCAGGCCAGCACGTCATCGGTGCGCCCGTAGGCCGCGAAGATCTTCTTCGCGCCGCTGATCCGGATCTCCTGGCGGCCCGGGAGGGACTTGAGCGTCGAGGAATTGACGATGGTGACGGGGGCCTTCGTGGTGAAGGTCTCCGAGGCGGTGATGCTGTCGGCT
It encodes:
- a CDS encoding alpha-1,4-glucan--maltose-1-phosphate maltosyltransferase, whose amino-acid sequence is MGRIPIRELAPQQPDNNWPAKAFVGEVVPFQATVFKEGHDVLGVDLLLSTPEGVQSKHRMHEVGVGFDRWEVEVLLDAQGTWVYSVQAWNDDWATWLHNAEIKIPAGIDVKLMLLMGTGLLARAVKADPTNKILKDAAKVMGTKSLSPAARFEVALDPRVTAEIEKKPLASLTTLSLPLEVRVERARAGAGSWYEFFPRSEGAKQGKDGSWTSGTFRTAARRLPNVAGMGFDVIYLPPIHPIGVSFRKGPNNTLNPGPHDPGSPWAIGSNDGGHDAIHPDLGTVEDFEAFVDTAKKNGLEVALDLALQCSPDHPWVVEHPEWFTTLPDGSIAYAENPPKKYQDIYPINFDNDPIGIRTEVLRIVKYWIGLGVNIFRVDNPHTKPLQFWEWMLHQVNSEFPDVVFLAEAFTRPAMMYSLGQAGFQQSYSYFTWRNTKEELEEFFTEISHEHSAYFRPNLFVNTPDILTEFLQFGGPPAYKIRAALAATASPSWGVYAGYELFENVARPGSEENIDNEKYQYKARDFGAAEAAGRSLAPYITQLNKIRAEHPALRQLRNLDIHWSDDESILVYSKYLDGSFTRSGRGDAIIVVANLDPHSARETTVYLDPTRFGVDPDEPFEVTDLITRQKFTWGQQNFVRLDAFVEPVHILRVELPRGK
- a CDS encoding co-chaperone YbbN; translation: MTSIPPASRANLRGAVDLSSLVRPPAAPAGSAPGPAASVPSLVVESSDASFTAILDLSQTVPVVVELYVGEPSATLIRAVTSYAGRLVLATVDAAANPQLTQAFHAAAAPTVAAVVGGRPIALYEGELPEADVKQVLDQLLTLAAQQNVTGTVEPPEPGAEPAEPVEEPLPPHHQEAYDAIAAGDFDTAIREYKTAIAQDPRDQLAVAGLAQVSLLSRLGSASAAEIRDAAAAAPTDVDAQLAVADLDTSGGHLEDAFGRLLDLFPTLDQPGKDRVRTRLLDFFEIAGGDDPRVVSARRRLTGLLY
- the glgB gene encoding 1,4-alpha-glucan branching protein GlgB, with product MAKDPSTPPKKTPAAAVPAAKAAKAPAEAKPAAKKPAAKKASTKAAAGAVVPALPTLHPDHIAALVEGRHPRPHETLGQHALGDGFVIRVIRALADSVTAIRADGSRVVLSHLSDGLWQGYAPGPGQAYQVETTYSNGPDWVTDDPYRFVSSVGEIDLYLWGQGRHEQLWQVFGAHFRPHEDVTGTSFSVWAPHAKAARVLGDFNGWYGLGHAMRRLDDNGVWEIFVPGLTPGTSYKFELLTADGRWVQRADPMARYTEVPPATASKVGQTLYEWGDSEWMRRRAERDPHNSPMSVYELHVGSWRPGLDYRALADELIPYLQETAFTHVEFMPLAEHPFGGSWGYQVTGYFAPTSRFGHPDDLRYLIDRLHQADIGVIMDWVPAHFPKDEWALANFDGQPLYEHSDPRRGEQRDWGTLVFNFGDSQVRNFLVANATYWLEDFHIDGLRVDAVASMLYLDYSREADDWLPNVNGGRENLEAISFLQEVNATAYKRNPGIVMIAEESTAWPGVTKPTGGSGLGFGLKWNMGWMHDSLSYMEEDPVNRSYHHNEITFSMVYAFTESFLLPISHDEVVHGKGSLLHKMPGDQWQKLANLRAYLAFMWSHPGKQLLFMGSEFGQPSEWSEERGLDWWILDQPIHRGLLTLVSQMNRVYRDQPSLWSRDNDPGGFEWIDAGDAEHNAVSFLRWDNHGNPIAVLMNFGGNPVGPYRVGLPFAGTWDEILNTDASEYGGSGVGNFGAVEATDTPWAGRPASAEVTLPPLAGLWLKLRR